The Glycine max cultivar Williams 82 chromosome 3, Glycine_max_v4.0, whole genome shotgun sequence sequence AAACTAACTACCTTGTTTTCCATTTATTCTTCCAAGTTCCAAGCAACTGCTCTTATGCCTTTAACAATATCACATGAAAGCATGAAGTGAatagaagagaagaaagaaaagtgaataaaattaattcctAATAGGGTGGAAATTAGAAATACCATGAGGGAGAAAAATTCATGGCAAAGAAAAAATCTGACTGTGAAACAGAATATTTCAGAGAAAGGAAAGGAGCAAATTCATGAATTGGGAGTGGAGGGGGGATTTTCCctaaaaaaggaagaatgtgTGAGAAAACCAGCAAACCAATAGAGAAATTTAGCAGTAGAGAAAGGAAAATGAGGAGAAATAAAGGAAAATTTTGGATTAAGTTTCTGAGAAAATAGAGGAAAGAATAAAAGGAGATGATGCAATGGAAAAGAGCTCAAGGTGTGTACGAATTCAGTTAACATGTAGAGAAATACAGCAAGAGAAAAATAGTATGACTTAAGAGAGAAAAGCTTACACAGAAAAGGTCTCAAAAAGTCAAAATGGCTTGCTTCCTAACCTTATTCCTCATGCGGTAAAAATGCTTTTCATCAACCATCATAAATGGCAAAAGATCAACTGGAACATTATCCAAAAGTACCAAGTGCAACCGAATGAAGCACTAAATTCCATACTGCTTCCATAAATCTTGAGTTACTTTGATAACATCCTTGTAAGGTTTCTAAGGAATATTGATCAAACATCTGTCTATTATCGTCTAATGAAAGGAATCAGACTTGAAACACTGCAACCTTCATTGATGTGCTAGAATCTCGTTTTATCTCAAACAGCAAACCTCAGGCAGTAATGTCTTGGGAAACTCTATGTTTCTTTTGGAAGGGGGTTAAAGTGCAGCCTAAGAGTGATTTTATATCAGGATATGAAAGTTCCCACAGGGACGTAGTGCCACTTGAGCTAAAACTCTTGGGCATGACTTGgattatttattcatatactTTATGCAAGATTGAGAAGATCAGAATTGAAACATAACAGAAAGGAGTGACTACAGATTCTTAACATTTTTATACTAAGTTTGAGCAACTAAAGACTAAGTCCACCTAGTAAACAAGAAACACCGATGAGGCTTGGCTTAATTGATATGATCAAATTGAGTTGACAAGATCATATACTTAAATCCTGTATATGGTCCTTGGTTGATAGGCCATCTGTAAGTACCACAGTACTACTATTAGTCCTCATTGAGACTTATAAATTGTGATATGCCTGACCTAGAAATGAAGCAAACTCATCTCCCCATCAACCTTATTCTTacccaaaaataattgataaataacaGCCAGTTTCTTTCCATCATTCTTTTTAAAGGAGAAATGACacaacttgctcaaactgacaGTTTGAAAATGTAGCTCAGAAAATCACAATAAATTTGTCTAACAAGTAACAACAAATGGATTTTCCTTATGAGCTGAGATCCATATCAAAGCATAGAGAAACTTGTAATTACCCATTGGCTTGGGCTCTGCAAggtgagaaggaaaaggagaaaaaaaggaaagataaCCAGAAAATGGAAGCATGGATTATCACCTATATATGTCCAATCAAACAATtgataaaatggtaagaaaaagaattagaaaCTGTTCCTCTGCATTCCATTTTAATTTAGGAAATTACCTGTGAAGAAGCAGAATGGTCAGGTGAGTTCTTTGGATCTGCCCATGTGACAGTTGGGGTGTTGCCATCCAGCTTAAAGCTAGAACTTGCCATCTTTTGCCGCGAATAATCAGCACATGCATTATTGTAATACAAAACAAACGCAAACCCACGATTCCTACTAGGATTTTGAGGATCCTGATATAAACAAAATGGAGTGGGAATAAAAAGGTGCGCCTGACAACAGCTTAATGTAAATTAGTAGCATAGTTAGTTCAAGACTGCATACCTTTATGAGCTCAATGGTTTCAACTCCGGGACCAACACCTTCAACAACTTTCCTAAAATCATCTTCAGTCCAAGTTTTTGGAACATTACCAATGAATAATCTGTGTTTGGTTTCAGAAAGTGAACACCTCAAAGTTTTCCCCTGAAATCatcaaaaatgttaaaactaaTCACCAAAATAAGATTCTTGATTGAAATTTGTCATGAAAAGCGAATATGGTGAATAAGACCTTTTAGGAAGCACTGTAAATACCTTAAATTCCTTGCTATGTATCTCCTCAATAGCCTTTTGTGCTAcctcttttgttttaaaagccacaaaggcaTAACCCTTGTGTTCTCCAGTGTCCCTGTCTTTCATTAGTCGCAcctgaaaattaaaatgaatattttttttaacaataatccCAATTTTCCCCACCTGCAGAAAAGGACAGGTTTATAATATCATTAGAGCAATTCATCAAGGCTTTGACCTCAAGAATATCACCCATAGGCTCGCACAATTCCCTTAAATCATCTTCACATACATCCCGaggaagtccaccaataaagACTTCAGAACCATGAGGTGGAAGGGCAAGAAGTTCATCATGCTTCTCTTTCTCATCTTCATCAATGAAAGACAATTTTTGCTCATCATCCCCAAATTCAGTAGCAATGTCACTTTTTTCTGCTTCAGGCAATTGGTCTTTCCCACCAGCCTCAGCTGCTGAGTCCTCATATTCATGTTCTTCAACACTACCTTCAGCATTTTCATCTTCACCTCCATCCactccatcatcatctatttgtTCTTCAACATCATCATCCATCTCTTCCATATAATTTTCCTCGTCAAGGTCCACACGCTCATCAATTTCTGCACCTTCTGACATGATCGGTTCAGGCTTTTGTCATGAACAGCTGAATACCTGCAGGTTCACACGTTAATCATAAAACCTGTACAGAATAGTAGGGTTTTCAGGACACCAGGTTTTAAGGTAATTGCTTTTTCAGAGGAGGAAAAAATCTTTATAGGGCTATTAAAGTGGATGCATAGAAATGGCATACTGCCTGCCAGTGCCACAAAGGCAACCCAGCCACATCACTAAATGGCCCCTATTTGACCAGTAGGTGACTGAATTGGGACCCTAAGGGCTATGTTTGAGAGTAGAATTTGGGAGGGAAGGGAAGGCATTTAAGGAGGGGACTTTTTAAAATGGGGGAAAGGGTTTGGAGATTTTTTAAAACCCTCCAAAACCCTAGTTCACCCAATttgtagaaaaattaattaaattactcatttatcCCGGCTAACTTTTGTAAATTCCAAATTCACATTCATGCTCTCTCTGATTCATATGCAAGAAATAGAAACCCTAGCTCTCCCTCATCCCGGTTTATCTTCTAAGTACCAGGAACATGCTACTCGTCCCTCTCCACAGATGATTCAGATAAACCAGCAGAGGCAAAAGCAGCACCGGCATCAGCGAGTGTCTCCAGCAGAGGGAAATGGTAGAGCTTGTTCTTGGGGATCTGGATGACATATGTTGCCACTGGCAGCAAGGTCTTCGAAGCAACGGTGGTTTCCTGAGATGGGAAAATGAGGGAGGGTGGTGCCCTCTCCTTCCTCTTCCTCGCCCCTAGAATTCCCcgccctccccccccccccccccaaaacaCAACTGGCAAGCACATCCAAACAAATTGGGGAAAAATTTAGACCTAATTTTTCATTCTGTTGTTCACGTATTCAAGTTCTAGTTCTAGACAACGAAATGGGGGCAATAGGCATTCACATCCAAAGCTGTATGCAGACAAAATTAAGTTTGTCCAATGCGGAAGAGAGGAATGCCAACAAATCGAATCaggtattaaaattaaactagaaaaaaaatagacatgcGAATCAGGCAGAGAGAAAAACCCTCGAAGGTAGATTAGGTTAGAGTTAAACCCTGTGATTGTGATGTGAGTGGCAGAATGAAAATAGAGCAGAGAAATGTGACATACCAAAGAGAAAGGGTGTATTGTTGGTAGATGGAAGCGGAAATTGGCGTTATGGGAATGGTTAGAATTGGATCGAAACAAGAAGTGGGGCGAAGAAAAAGAGGCATATTTATCGATGGAAAACATAAAGGAGTGATTTTGCATAGCGTACCAGTACTATTATATGAGGGGTTTTCGGATTTGCTTCTGAGTGGGTTCGGTGGTTCTGTTCTGAGATGCTTCTTCTGCTTCGTTCTTCCCACACTGAGAGAGAGACTCAGATGTGTGTTTATCCGGCGAATCCTCCTTTTCCAGATGCCCCTTAAAAGAGACAATGCTAAGAAACGATCAATCTCACTTGACGAAGTTGTACCCGCATGCTCCACCAACTATTTATCTCCACGTCTCCCGAAATTGTCCTGCCTTGACAATCATCTACTGTACCATTAGGGAATTcagcaaataaaaaacatatgtaCCACTAGGGTTGGCTTATGTAGAGGCGGCGAGTTCGTTGACCATGGATTTTAAGCTTAAAAGCAacgtttttaaaatttgattgattattCAATTGATTAAGGTATTGATTTCAAGTTTAACATAGTTAAATTGTAGcgaaacaatattaatatataataataatgttaataattaaataatatagaaataatatcaaataaatataataatatcataattttatattattaaaaactaaaataaaacaagattttataGATTCTTATTATTCAAAGTGCACACATAAGAACAAactaaatatatcataatatttaagttcaacttttaataaatacaatCATGTGTATTAACAATAACAAGTTTACGTCtagaatagaaaataatatgacCAATTAATATAACAAACAAATTGTAGGAAATCaagatatgaaaaaatataaatgattatatcatgttttatagaaaatatattaataatatttgataaaataatttatactttctatattctttttataagacttggttgacttatttattattattaagaaaattggTTAGTTTAAggaattaacattaaatttatttatgattataatatttttaaatttatccttaaataaatagagagaaaataataatagtggaattttaatttttaaaactaaattattttattcttcaagTTCTAGTCTCATAAGAGAGTGAGAAAAAGATAATtcttaacatttattatttgtgaaCTATAATTATTAAGAgtattttggtaaaaaataattaaggtaaGGAATAATTAGAAAAGAATCGgtcaaatttttttcaaaatgatgtgttataaagaaaaacaacaaaaggagtacttatttaaatatgtttttatttatttaaaaaatggttaGATTAGACTTTAAAAAGATGTCAAtcatcaatttaaaatgattttctgCACCCATTTTAGATCGGCTCCTGTCAGTTATGAAATGGTATGATATTTCAGAGCTAATGAAACAATCACATGGGCGATTCCGGATGAAACTAtgcttaaaattttcaaattttagaaagaaaaaaaattctataaaagatgaaatcttctataaaaaaagataaaatcttaataaaaatccagcaacaaaataaaataaaatttgaaaattaaaaaaaaaatgataaagatagAAAACACATTCCAGACTTGTGGCATGTTAGTTTTCCTTCTCGTGCTCTCCCCCCTCCTTCAATGGTTTTATATCTTCTCCCTTTATTTGTTAGACACAGGCACCCACCATTAAATCCCTTTCATGCTCTCtcgttacaattttttttttctggttgctagaatatgttttttacaaagtaagattttatttttttaacctgCCAAAATAGgaattttgtttgttattttcttattgaaatttgaatttttgctgACTTGGCTATGCTGTACAATTTGTTGTAAAATATTGTTGTATTTAACTTCATACTTTACCTATAAGTAAGTCTCGTGATTTAAGTGATATTTGGTTTCATCCTTTTAcaaatctcaatctcataaaaaatgattaattagattgttcaatatttttttttggtttttattaaaaccaaaaatgatAGAAGTAAGTAAAAATTTAAGAAGGTAAATTAACATGATCAAGTCTTTTTTTATGCAaggcttaaaaatatttttgtccttactaaatatatgatttttatgtttttttaaataaatttttattttacattgagtttctaataaaataataatttattttttatttttgacatttttttagtctatatgataaattaaatttttttatatatattctctgataaaaaaatcatttgttattaattcaGATACATGCacacaacaaaaatttattataaattaaacttaaaaattaaatatttattaaaaataaaaaagttttagtACTGAAatctaattaataaaacattaaacttCATGCACATACATATATGAAGTTAGTGCCTTTATAGCATAACTTCAAGGGTTTTGAATGGGTTCTACTTTTGAGAATGTGTGTTGTGTGTTAGACAAAATGGGATTTGAATGGGTTCTACTTTTGGATCCAATAAGTAGAATAATGCTATTTTAGAAGCTGAAAATTAATCATACATCTATCTTTTCACGTGGATTACTAATTCACTGGTTACACAGTGATctcgaaataaataaatctgATTTGATTGAGTGTTGTATAGTCTTTTTCTTTCAGAAACCTCACGATACATTTGATTGACTAATAatccataaattataataataataataataataataaaccaaaataaattacatgatgatgaaaaattaaatgacattaCACAACAAACAAGTACACTTTTATTTCTAAAGGAAAAATAAGATTCTTTTATTTCTAAAGAAGCAAAAAGTACTATAAAAAAAGTACAATCATCCCTGGTCTTTCATAGTTCGTCCTTGACATCATCTGCTTCTTTGGATTTCTTAACATCACGAGTACAAACCCTTGCTTCCGTATAAATTCTCCCTGGTCTGCAAAAGTATCCCTTCTTTGGTGCACAGTGACTATCTTGTGAGCAAATACACATTCCTTCCAACGCACACCCATCCTTGAATGTTGTCACCCCTTCTTTAAGTCCAAGCATTTGGTCTGTCCACAGGCTAGAGAAAAGACCTTGTGGATCATACTCCTCTTTAACCTTCAAAAATTTGTCTGCATTGTGATACTTCTTGATTGCTCCTAAAAATGctaagtttctatttttaccCCAGTGGGGTAACCCCCCATATTTGAACAATCCAATTTGTTCTATCTCTTCAAGTATGTCTTGGAAAAGCCTAGGAGCCAATGGGTCTTTACTGCGATAGTATGTGATGTCAAAATCCACAGCATCCTCTGATTTTCCGAGGTAAGCACTGGAAGCCGTAACATAGCGCATGAGAATTCCGTTTGCTGTTTCTAAGCCACACAGTGACTTTGGCTCCAACTCAACAAGCTTTTGCACATCCTCAATGAAGTTCTTTACAACAGACAATGGAATGCTGAATGCTGTTTGGTGAAAGAATTCCCCTTTGATTCTGGAGTCCCATGGACATGCTGTGAACAATCCATCATTtcgactatccaaacatgtccCTGATGCCTGCATCCGGTTGCTAAATCCAACAATAGGGTACCCAAGAAAGATAcctatattatttgtttaacgaaattaattaatatttttatattgaaattgGAAATATTCAAACTCAGAATTTCGTATGAATGCGTTAAGAGAAAGAGTACCGTTGTCAGTCAATCCATAACCAATGCCTGACAGTGTTGCTGTTATCAACTTTGCACCAACGCACTTCCCGTTAGCATCGCGTGTTGCTTCTTGAAGCTCCTCTGTTATAAGGAAGAAAATGTCAAAGTCGATCGATCATGAATTCAAATCCAACTTTGATGTAACATTTTCAATGTcaataactatatataaattaaatcttcTTATAACATCTTTTTTATATAGTATATATTAAATACATCATGACTGTATGTATGTATCTTGGTAGAAAGATGCACAAACCTGTAGCTCTGACAACAGTTAATGCAGCGGAGAGTGTCGGGCGGAATGGAAAGAAATCGTATAAGCCATTTCCAGATGTATTAACGGAGACACGATCATCAATTCTATACACGGCCTTCTGCTGACTTGGGTACCATGTTACATCAGCAAACTCATGCTTTCTTCCAAAACTAGCCAATTCATCTCCTAAATCAGAATCATCTTTGATCAAATACGTAAGAGATCGCTTGAAGAGAGGCTCTAAATTCAGGGTAACCTGTACAAAAGTTATAACCAAACGTATCACTTACACTAACAACTCTCGGTGACTGAGTGTGGACTAACTCAACAAGTTAATATTAAGActtgatattttaaaagaaaaatgtttggtATACATCCTATATATGTTATCCTACAtctataaataaagagaaagaaaaaaaataataagatttatcagataatagaaagagaaattaaaaaatgtttaaaatgaagagtggttaatgtattattatttatttgaaaaatataaaactgattaatagttgagttttatttttttatcattaaatttttaaattaaaaaatatgtaaatattttttaattcaacaaTATAATCTTAACGGAAGTATTCAATGGTAACTATATATCAAGCTTGTATCTTTTTCGGATTGTTAGTTAGTTTCAAGTGCAGCTGTATATATTCTTATCTTATTGTTGACATGGTATCAGTTTGTTAAAGAACATTCTTTGCATTGATCGGAGATCTCTTTCATGGCTTTTACTCTCGAGACTTCTGACTCTTCTGTTACGGTCACCTCCTCCACAACCAATCCTCTTCCTCAAGACATCTCTAATGCCTATTATGTTCACCCTAACGAGAATCCCTCTGCGAAACTCATTACTGCTCTTCTTGATGGTTAGGCTCAAGCGATGACGTTGGTattgaagatgaagaacaaaattGGCTTCGTGGACTGCACGATTTCAAAACCTCATGAGCAACATCCAAACTACAGTTCTTGGAAACGATGTAACAACCTGATTCGCTCATGGATCAATCATCCGATTTCTCCTGACATCGCAACCAGCATTCTTTGGCCGAATCAAGCCTCTGAGGTGTGGAATGCTTTGCGTACCCATTTTTCCCAAGGTGATTGCGTTTGGATTCTACAATTGAACAACGATCTCTATTCCACTAAACAAGGTGATCTTTCTGTTACGAGCTATTTCACCAAATTGAGAATTTTGTGGGATAAGTTGTGTAATTTTTGTCCAATCCCTACCTGTGATGCGACTCTTGTTGGTTCTTCCAAAGCGGTTCAGCTTTTCAAGAAGTATCGTGATTGTGATACTGTTTTATGCTTTCTTCACGGATTGAATGAGCCATTTGCTTTTGCAAAATCTCAGACATTGATGCTCGATCCTCTTCCTAGTTTGGATCAGGTTTTCTCAatgattcttcagcaagaacgTCAATTGCATGTTGGTGTTCTGCCTACTCCCACTCTTCTCACTGCTCAGGCTCCACCAAATGCATCACAAGGTCGTGGCAAGGCTCCTTTCAAGTTCAATTTTGTCAAACAAGGTCATGCTCGTTTATGCACTCACTGCAATCGGACTAATCACATCATTGACACATGCTTTCTAAAGCATGGATTTCCTCCTGGATGGAAATCAAAGAAATATGTGCATGATGTTGCAATTGCTAATCTTCAACCTGAGGATGATTCAGACCCTGGTGGCATTCTTTCTAGCCTAACCAAGGATCAAATTCAGAGTTTGCTTGCCTTGTTGCCATCTGCTACGCCTACTGCCGATGCTACCAGCTCTTCAAATGTGGTTGGCTCTTCCAACCTTGTTAGCTCTAATCACATTTCTACTCAGCCTGATACAGATAATGTTTCGTGGATCCTAGATACGGGTGCTACTGATAATTTTGCTTGTTTTTTGAATCTTTTTGCATCTTATAGAGCCATTAAACCAATTCTTGTTGCATTACCTAATGGCAAGTTTCCATCTGCTTTGTTTAGAGGCATTGTTGTGCTGACTAATTCTTTAATTCTTTATGATGTTCTCTTTATTGAACATTTTTCAGTCAACATTATTTCTATTACCAAACTCACTAAAAGTCTTGATTGTCAAACTATTTTCGCTCACAAGCTTTGTTTTTTGCAGCAGATTTATGGCCAGAAGATGATTGGCACTGCTAGTACAATCTGgttattctaattctaattttgTTCCTAAAATTCATTTTACTAGTACCTACACATACAGTCTTTCTTTTTCCAATGTATGGCTCTATAGATTAGGTCATCCTTCATCTTGGCGCTATGATAATATTTAGAAGCTGAATTGTAATATCCCAtctattattaataaaacttgTCACAATTGTCATTTCTCTAAACAGAGGCACTTACCTTTTTTATCTAGTACTACTATCACTAATTGTGTTTTTGATCTAGTGCATGTTGATATTTGGGGCTCCTACTCGGTTCCTTCCATACAAGGCCATAAATATTTCTTGACTATTGTAGATGAACACTCAAAATTCACTTGGTTGAAACTCATGAAAACTAAGTCTGAAACTAGGCAGCACCTTGTTAATTTTGTCTTTCATTCAAACACAATTTAACAaaacaatcaaaattattaGAAGTGATAATGGTGTTGAGTTTTCCATGTCTTCATTTTATGATTCAAAGGGAATTTTGCATCAAAAATTGTGTGTTGagactcctcaacaaaatggagtcaTTGTGAGAAAGCACCAACACATTCTTAACATTGCAAGGTCTTTGATGTTTCCATCtcatctccctctttctttttggtCTTTTTCAGTTGCACATGCTGTCCATATTCTAAACATGTTgtcatacaaaattttaaaatctaaatcacctcattttcttctttataaTACCAATCCTAATTTTCAATCCCTAAGAGTGTTTGGGTCTCTTTGTTTTGCATCCATCATTCCATCTCATAGAACCAAATTCCAATCTAGAGCTCAAAAATGCATTTACCTTGGTCACTCATTTGGCACCAAAGGTTATCTCTTACATAATTTGCAAGCAAGAGAACTTTTAATCTCAAGACATGTTTTCTATGAGACCATTTTTCCATTTCATACTACCTCCCCTCCTCCTTCTCCTACTGACAGTATGTTTACACTTCCTCTCCCTGTTT is a genomic window containing:
- the LOC100790907 gene encoding heterogeneous nuclear ribonucleoprotein Q isoform X2; protein product: MSEGAEIDERVDLDEENYMEEMDDDVEEQIDDDGVDGGEDENAEGSVEEHEYEDSAAEAGGKDQLPEAEKSDIATEFGDDEQKLSFIDEDEKEKHDELLALPPHGSEVFIGGLPRDVCEDDLRELCEPMGDILEVRLMKDRDTGEHKGYAFVAFKTKEVAQKAIEEIHSKEFKGKTLRCSLSETKHRLFIGNVPKTWTEDDFRKVVEGVGPGVETIELIKDPQNPSRNRGFAFVLYYNNACADYSRQKMASSSFKLDGNTPTVTWADPKNSPDHSASSQVKALYVKNIPENVTTEQLKELFRRHGEVTKVVMPPGKAGGKRDFGFIHYAERSSALKAVKDTEKYEIDGQMLEVVLAKPQADKKPDGGYAYNPGLHPNHVPHPAYGNFSGNPYGSLGAGYGVAAGYQQPMIYGRGPMPAGMQMVPMMLPDGRIGYVLQQPGVQVPPARPRRNDRSNGPSGQPGRGGGGASGNDEGNRSRRYRPY
- the LOC100790907 gene encoding heterogeneous nuclear ribonucleoprotein Q isoform X1, whose translation is MSEGAEIDERVDLDEENYMEEMDDDVEEQIDDDGVDGGEDENAEGSVEEHEYEDSAAEAGGKDQLPEAEKSDIATEFGDDEQKLSFIDEDEKEKHDELLALPPHGSEVFIGGLPRDVCEDDLRELCEPMGDILEVRLMKDRDTGEHKGYAFVAFKTKEVAQKAIEEIHSKEFKGKTLRCSLSETKHRLFIGNVPKTWTEDDFRKVVEGVGPGVETIELIKDPQNPSRNRGFAFVLYYNNACADYSRQKMASSSFKLDGNTPTVTWADPKNSPDHSASSQVKALYVKNIPENVTTEQLKELFRRHGEVTKVVMPPGKAGGKRDFGFIHYAERSSALKAVKDTEKYEIDGQMLEVVLAKPQADKKPDGGYAYNPGLHPNHVPHPAYGNFSGNPYGSLGAGYGVAAGYQQVFTELQHIFMVDVFVSCFIFCPNLFGSCGFLCMFEQPMIYGRGPMPAGMQMVPMMLPDGRIGYVLQQPGVQVPPARPRRNDRSNGPSGQPGRGGGGASGNDEGNRSRRYRPY
- the LOC100791439 gene encoding probable L-gulonolactone oxidase 6 → MTMPISSTKNSFLILFVFMICGGVIATPPEDPIQCSSKNTDCTITNTYGVFPDRSICHAAEVIYPNTEEELISAVASASKNKRKVKAATRFSHSIPKLVCPDGEKGLLISTKNLNKVLKIDKEARTMTVQSGVSLREIISKSAEAGLALPYTPYWWGLTIGGLMGTGAHGSTLWGKGSAVHEYVLQIRIVTPAGPEDGYAKVRNLDESHQQHLNAARVSLGVLGVISQVTLNLEPLFKRSLTYLIKDDSDLGDELASFGRKHEFADVTWYPSQQKAVYRIDDRVSVNTSGNGLYDFFPFRPTLSAALTVVRATEELQEATRDANGKCVGAKLITATLSGIGYGLTDNGIFLGYPIVGFSNRMQASGTCLDSRNDGLFTACPWDSRIKGEFFHQTAFSIPLSVVKNFIEDVQKLVELEPKSLCGLETANGILMRYVTASSAYLGKSEDAVDFDITYYRSKDPLAPRLFQDILEEIEQIGLFKYGGLPHWGKNRNLAFLGAIKKYHNADKFLKVKEEYDPQGLFSSLWTDQMLGLKEGVTTFKDGCALEGMCICSQDSHCAPKKGYFCRPGRIYTEARVCTRDVKKSKEADDVKDEL